The following DNA comes from Magnolia sinica isolate HGM2019 chromosome 18, MsV1, whole genome shotgun sequence.
caCTTTCTGCACGCGAGAACTAtccttatttttcaaaaattggtCAAATCTCGTAAAGTAAAGATCGTACGTTCGTACGAGCAAATTGGATGCCTAACGCATTCCATCTCTGTAATCACGCTTTCTTACTTGAAATCTCTAGAACGTAAACTCGCGAGTCATTTTAGAGTTAAAGATCTTCAAATCCTCAATCTTAAGCATTTTTATGGGCTCTAACCGACTGTATAATCTTAATAATTGATTAATAGCGACTCTGGTCAAATAGAACTCTTACCCCATCACCAAAAGCCTTCGAGCGAGGCAACCAAGTGGAAAGAAGAGAGTAGATCTTTGGTACTTGCGAGGAATCCGCCCTCCAACATCCACAGTACTAAAAAaaagctccatgggccccaccaagatatatgctttttatccccaccatccatccattttagggcacaagcctaaaaacgaggtagatccataTATTGGGTGGaacgacattgataaaatacatagatcatggtggggcacactcaCACTACATGGGCACTCGATCACATGATCTCACCATTGGAACAGAGTTAGTGGGCTATTTGTTTACCACTTAATATGCCCCTGAAATATGAAAATTAGATTTCAGTCACTTAATACATGATTTTAGGTGTTTGTTTAACACACTCAAAGCAAGTTCTTAATGTAAATTAAACACGAAATTAATTCCTGGGTGGTCTATGGGTCTGAAAGCAGTAAGTGATACATCCGAAATGCCGCATGTGGCTttgcattaaaattttcttttaaatggcGACTTTAACCTTTTGTACAGGATCACGGTCCACATTGGATTTCATTTTTACGTAATAAAgtcctatgggccccactatttaCGTGGCAAATATCCACAAAGTTCATCCAATTTTTCAAATCATCTTACgacatgatataaaaaatgaggcagatccaaaactcaagtggaccacaccacaaaaagctgTGGAAGCAATggcacccacagttgaaaccttcctagggaccaccgtgatgtttattttccattaaatgatatatagttaccatccaatatgttaataaggtcacatagacctcgatgaacagaaaaaaaaaaaaaaaaaacaaatatcaacttgatccagaacttcggtGGCCCAATCATGGGACGAGCATGTTACTGAACTCCTAATCAACTAATTGGATTGCATTGTTCCCCATCTGAGCGCTGGAAAGGTAGGCCCCCGCCCTTAAGAATATTGGGAGCAACCTATTTGGTCAATGTACGAATGCAGCCCATCTGATTAATAGATTGGCCACATTTTTTAGTCCAAAAATCATCAATGTGGGGCATACCTTTCGGACACTCAAATATCTCATACACAGACCaagttttttttatttggttagcttgttagtacacccattgtctaTTCACACTTTCCTATTAGCCACCCGTAATAGGGAATCGATACtaggacctcagtgttgaaacgaggtatctttcactcagtgtTTAAGGGCGTACTGGTCGGTGTCCGTGGGCTTGAGATGGATTGAAACATTCATCAACTAAAAGAGGTGTAAACTTTACAAATTTGAAGTGTCTCAAAATCTGTGATTGCGATTCCCGCTTTACAACAACATGAAATTTTGCAGAAAGACAACGTATGCTATTACTATAGGGCCACATATGCCTGATAATGCGCATGTGTGGGAGATCCAAACCACTCATTTAATAGGGCACGCAAAGCATGCTCGAAATGGCCTATGGTCATATGGGCGGGCGGACCAGCTTTATCTGAGGTCGAGGTCAAGTTCCCAGTGGGCCAGTATATCTACCTGACGAAGGGTTTGGATTGACGTGCATCTTATGAGGACAAGAAGACCAAGAAATTCATCCCTCGAGAATTTAAAGTAAAACCTACGCGAGTGGTCTGACCCGTGATGATTAATTACACATGACCTGAGCCCTACCTGGCCACCACTTTTGTGGAACATCTAGGCCGTTCATTAAGTATGCCTCATCATGATATACGATGAAAAAGCCCTCCGAATCCTAAACTGTTTGATGACGGGCTTTTAAACAGAAGCACACTTATTAAGTGGGTTTAAATTTTAGAGGTGGGCCTAGTAATCCACCCAATCGCTAATAGAATCAACTTGGACTGACAATTGGGCTTGTAAAGCTGATTGATATTTGAAGTGGGCTAGGCCCAAAATTGATCAGATCCGACCAAAGAGCTGCCCACTAGCCAAGAACCCAGTCCCATCTaggcaatggatggatggagatTATCCCATGGAGGGAAATTTCGGACGGATAGAAGGTGGGCCCAGCCTATATTGGAATGTTGGGCCATGACCATAAAACATACCAGGCTGGGCCTTGGTTGAGCCAACCAGCGCATGTTAGCAAAAAAGCACTTAAAAGAGAAGAGAGGCGTACAGCATAACgtcaatatataaaaatatatattaaaggtaGGAAGACACAGTGGAAATACAAAAGCTTATTAGGTGTAGATAAGCGGCCGCTAAATACTAGTCACTTCGGCTTCCGACATGCCTCCACTCCACCCGAACCTGCgtgcaaataaaaaaaataattacgaAATGATTACATGAAGTAACAAAGTCAAGctattgtgggccacaccgtagaaaacaacGAACAAAAGCTGTCCATTGGGGACGTCTGATCTTGGATACACCAAGCAACTTCCCCTTTTAAATCATGCTTGgtcgtttttattttttttttcttttttccttttcatcaagGTGTCGTCACACACACACCTAGTATATCGGAAAACCACCGAAAATCATAGTCCAGACACCAGGCCCACTTGAAGACTGGACTGGCTTGATTTTCATGTCACGTCGTTCTTCATGGTGGAACCCATCTGTCCCACAGCTCCGATGTCATGCACGTGCGATAAATACAGGGAAATATCCTAACTGGTAGTGGGCCTtttatcaggtgggtccactgCAGACATGCCATCGCCCTGATCAAATAAAGCTCTTTCCCGCCAAGAGGTCACATGTATAGAATATCAGATCCGTGCAAAGGATGGTCCGCACGATGAAGATAACATGGAACGAAAATCAGGCCTATCCAGTCATTACGTGGGTCCACCAGTATACTGATACACAGCATCCGTTGTCCCCGCTGCACGAGCGGATCGACCTAATTCTAGCACCAGGTGGCACGTTGGCAACATGTAAACATTTCtcacatgattttttttcttcttcttcttaaaaattaaaaaaattaaaaaaaaattaaaaaaaaaaaaaaagaaaaaaagaaaaaagaggagaaatcgaagaaaaacaatggagagagagagagagagagagagagagcaaaaatcTGGTGGCATTTTGCGTAAATACCTCTCAGTcactgtcgctgctgctgctgctgccgtggCCGTCCTCGTGCTTCTTCTTcttgtccttcttcttcttcttatcctTTCCTTcctcgtgggtcccatcattgtGGAGAGTGCCCTTGATCTTATCGACGATTCCCCCTCCCTCCTGGTGCTTCTTCTGCTCGCCCTCCTTATGTTTGTGTTGCTCGCCCACCTGATGCTTGTGCTGCTCCCCTTCCTTCTGCTTATCTCCTCCCATGTGGAGAGTCTCCTCGATTTTGTGAATAATCGACGACATTTTTCGATTCTCGCTCTTttttgctactgctgctgcttcttcttctgTGCTTTTTTCATGGAGTCTCCAACGGCCCTATTTATAGATGGAAGCAAGGAAAACGGATCGATTTGGACGCGAAAGCGATGCCGGAACTCGTTCAATCCCTTGGGAAGATTAACTTTCGCTGACCGAGTGACACGTGACAAGCACTTATGGCGCGCTCCTATTGGCTCCGTATTCTGCTCGCTTTACAGCAGAAGGTAAATGAGAAATGAAATTAGAGGTAAATTTACCGGTAGTAAATGGAAGGTTGGTGCATTTAAGATATAAATATTTAGTTCGGATGGAGTACataggaagcagattgcgtcctagCCCAGCAGGTATATACCCAGGAACGGGCAGatctgtgtggggccaccatgatgtatccctTTATCcacctccatccatccattttctcctaTCAATCTTTTTAAGGACCATGCAGAATGATAAGCTTGGTtacattaaatgtaagagtcatctacagtgtagtctacttgagtgttggatccaaCTCATATCTGGGGTCATACGTTGAAACAACActagaaaaaggatggatggatggataaacagatacatcacgataGCTTCTAGGTTAAGAAATCAGCTTTAATATTGGAAATTGTAAGGAATAAATTTTGAGCATAGGGAAAAACAAACGTGAGGATGATTTTCTCTATAACCTATAATTGAATTATTTTGAAGTATTTCTGGTATGTATGGCCGGCATGCATGAAACGACACATTTGCTTACTCGTGTGACCCTGTCATAATTTCACCCCCATGTACTTCCAAATCATGAGAGGATATTATTTGCAATCctatttaatatcattttattttatttatatgttAGGGTATGTTTGTTTTATCATTCACCACcgtaaatgcatgcaaatgggtaatgattatttaccatGAGAAATTTATGTAAGCTGAGGTTTTAACATTGATGGTTTCATAAAAATCAAAGTGGGGAAGAGTGAAATATGCAAAATCGATGAGGCTCATCGTGCTTTATACGTctaatctagactgttcatctattttattagctcattttaggacattagcaaaaattaaaaaaattaaaaaagaggcaaatccaaagtgcaTGTAGACCACACTACCCACTTTaggggaattgaacacctacaattgaaaactttttggggaccacaaaagttttggatcaaactaattttGTGTTTATGGTTTATCCATATTTCTCTaaccttataaataagttggatgatAGATGCATATccctgtgggccctacacaaattTTTGTTTTGTAACCGTGGCCGTTATTAcccctgttttctatggtgttgtccactaAAGCtgacaatctgcctcattttttgtactcatgccctaaaatgagttcataAAACGGATGAACATCATATATCAAacatataaattatggtgggaACCACAAATTTTACGTAGCTAATTGATGCAATGCAATCTCATTTCTCAAGGTGTATTTACCTCATGAATTCCATTTCTCTCCAAATAGAGGTTAAAAATAATCATTATCCAGCATTTACTGTAGTAAAGCGTTCAACAAACATGCCCTTACTCAtatccaaacacacctcaaatgTCATACTTTCTTTACTCTTAATTCCCCCCATTTagctccatttactcccatctgCATGCCCCCTAAAAAATGGTGTGGTTTAGGCGTTACCAATGTAATACATTAATCGGTGTTGTCTTGACTATGGgtcccatgttgatgtatgttttgtatatccatgtcatctatcagtttttctagcttattttagagcatggtctggaaatgaagtaaatctaaattttaagtggaccacaccacaagaaaacaatggttattaaacatccaccattaaaaactttgtagggcccaccataacgttttttTGCcatcaacccattgataaggttacacaaaattgaatgaagggaaaacacaaatctcatcttgatccaaaacttttgtgggctctagaaagttttaaatgatggacattcaatatCTACTACAGTTCAATTGATATTTAGAtctccatgccctaaaataagtagGAAAACTAATGAATAGtctagatatacaacatatacatcaaattgggccccatggtcaggccAACACCTGTTGACATGTTATCCAGATGCCACGTAATCCACTCGCCTAAAAAATGTTAATCATTGTGCACACGCTGAGGTTGACCGTGGCCGACCTTAAAACCATTGTTGGCCCAACCAGCTAAAGAGGTCGCAACCCTAACCCTTGCTTGAGAGGGTAAGATGGGCTAAGGCTAGGCCAAGCAAGGTCAACCTATAAAAGTGTTgtgtttttatatttaaaaaaataacttttatttggATTAAAAATTTCctccaaaatttttaaaaagcaaTAAAGGCATTTTGTCTTATTGTGGTGTAGCTTTAGTCTCACATCGGATAGGCAAGGAGAAAAACTTGGGCTATAAGAAGAGGATTTTGCATATGCCTTAACCCCTTTTAGGAGGTATATGAATTTGGTTGTTTAGGGAGTTATGCCAACAACCCCAATTATGCCATGAACCACACACGGGCACGCATTGGGCCAGGTTGTGGCCGTGGACATGGTGTGGCGCGGTGCAGTGCTGTATGATGCAGTGTGGTGTGCGTGCTTGTGCGCACGAGTATACTTGTAAGCCTAAATGTTTtgttgatttttgaaattttgttttgcAATGGTTGACCAGAATGgtcatttattttgaatttttgaacaaagcccaaaaataaatttcttttttaaaaaatcttttttaaaaaaacccaacAGTCGTGACTGTTGGTAGAGGTGCATACACACCCATTCGAGGCAACCTTTGAAGTCTATATAAGGGACTTCTCTGGTTCCaaatttcacgatcaattcaatctTTCGACtctttttttttacttcaaatcTCTTCAACGGTTTCTTTTGGTCAAGAGTTGTGATCCATAGTTGGTATTAGTTAAGAAATATGTGTTAGAAGAAGCTGGTGCCAAAAAGCACATTATTTCCTCctttttgaacttttttttatGTTAAATAATAAATCCATATCTGATCAGATACTTGAGTATcaaattttagtgcatgagcttaTATCTGAAAGATTAAATATTGAGGATGTTTTCCTTAGAGGTGCTTTAATTGAAAAACTCATTCCTTCCTGGAAAGAATACAAATATAAGATGAAACACAAAAAAATGGGATATCCATGAAAAACATTATCGTCTATATCCAAATAAAGGAAGGCAATCATATAAGAGATCAAAAAGAAAATACCAATGACAGTACTACTTTAACTGACAAACTAGTTGAAATAAATCATGAGAATAAAAGAATCAAATGATCATATTCTCACTGTGAAAAGACAAGTCACCTTATTAATCAATGCTAATACTTACAAAGGGCATGTTTCCACTGTGAAAACCAGGCCATCATATTAAACAATGTAGGCTcaaaaataagaaaggaaaaCTAGTCAAACAGAAAGGAAAATATTTTCATTGTAACAAACTTGGGCATCATATTGAATAGTGCAGGCACAAGAAGAAGGCTTCTCAAGCTTTGGCTAATCTAACTGAACAAGATAGACAAGGCGAAATAGTTACAGTGGTATCTGAAGTGAACCTTGTCAACACACTAGGGCTACACATCATATCTGTAAGGATCGAAGCATGTTTGCCTTCTACCAAGTTGTAGGGGATAAATAAATGTTAATGGAAAATGCTCGAACCTTCTTAATAgtcgaaaaaagaaaaatgatcttAAGGCTCACTTCTGGAAATACCATTACACTAAATAATGTTCTACATGTGCCTGAAATCAGAAAGAATTTAATTTTCGCCTCCTTCCTAAATAAAGTTGGTGTCAAATTGGTTTTTGATTCAGAGAAAGTTGTACTATCCAAGAATGGGACATTTATTGGGAATGGTTATTATTGTGATGGACTGTTTATACCGAATGTTGTTGCgcaacacgccaacaacgcagtgaaccgagatctaatctccggtctcacccacaaacgataaacagaaaaaaatataaactaaaagaaaaatcaaagcattccaaacaaaccacaagacaagatatacgtggaaaaactccaaacaagggtaaaaaaccatgggtgcaaacttccactatgaagaaaacaagattacaagcaatatgcTAACTTTTTTCcttggatgtatagagaaaaccatttgcccacactttagaataactcctaTTAtatctagaaaagccctagggacccctatttataatttagacaactttcctttcgcacccttgcgaaaaccgATTCAAAAATTcgcagtccgtgcaaaatccggaaacgaatctgcgtaacctcgactggtcaagcaagttgctcgactggtcaagcggaccctcgactggtcgagaaggggcctcgaccggtcgagcacctcggaccccaAAAAACatagctcactggactttgagtcgagccagcccacgactggtcgagtgccaCGACtgctcgagtgggccactcgaccagtcaagcagggcactcgactagccgagcggccctgtccagatgtggatctcccacttggagacacatcaccataaatctTCTTCTTTTACATTTGGAGTGCACCACAtccctgtcttcaagcctgaagaccaatcaaagctgagcAAAGCTTCAGCTTCTTCCGTGTGACCGTCTTGGTTAGCATatctgcaggattctcacttgtatgaatcttctctagagcaatcgatccatcctccagtaacgaacatatgaagtgatatctgatgtcaatatacttagtccttgaatgaaaggctaaattcttagccaagtgtattgcactctgactatcactgtacagcttgcaatctatttgcttcttacccaattcttccatgaaaccttgcatccacaccatctccttacacgcttctgtagctgcaaaATATTCTTCTTCCGTTGTACTGAtaaatactatcttctgtaattgagagacccaactgactgcagcactacccaaagtaaagacataacctatggtgcttcttctgctgtcgatatctcctaccaaatctgaatctacgtagccttgtaacttgatttcCAATCCACCATAGCATagccctatatccacagtaccgactaggtatctgaggatacacttcacagcttcccaatgctCCTTCCCGAGGttattcatgaacctgctaacaactcccacttcttgagcaatgtctggcctcgtgctcaccatagcatacatgagacttccAATAGTTGACGCGTATGGGGAATTTCGCTATGTAGTCTCATTCCTCCTGTGTCTTTGCActttgctccttagaaagcttgaagtggttggctaatggagtgctaaccggcttagcacctcccatattaaatcgatcaagtaccttgactatatactctgcctgtgacaaaaccagtttcttgttttccgtgtcacgctttatcctcatgcctagaatTTATTTTGTAGTTCCTAAATTCTTCATGAAAAATTCTCTagatagttgtcttttgagatctgagatatccttcatgcttgaaccggccacaagcatatcatcaacatataaaagaAGGATGAtatatgacgtatcaaacttcttcaaatagcaatagtggtctgcatgacatctcctgtaaccgtttcccgacatgaaactatcgaacttcttataccactacctctgggcctgcttcaggccatatagactcttcttcagtctacacacattGTTCTCCTTTCATAGTGTCACGTATCCTGTcggttgatgcatatatatctgttcttcaaggtccccatgaagaaaggttgtcttaacatctagctgttatagatgtaagtcctctgtagccattatactcaagaccatgcgaatcgtagacattttcatcacaggtgaaaatatttcagtgcaattgatacctgccttttatttaaaccctttcacaaccaatctagccttgtaccgttttgaaccatcatgctcctcctttaCTCTATAAACCTACTTGTtataaagagctttcttacccttgggtagactgactagctcccatgtacgattagactcaagagagtctatctcatcatccatggcttgCTCTCACTTAACCCGAGTATTCGactataatgcctcttcaaaacactctggttcaccattatctgtcagcagtagataatgaaAGGAGAGTAAGTATCGGACCTTGGGTCTCCTCTCTCGACTAAATCTCTTCACAACCagtgtctgtggctctgcctcataatgcacTTATGCATGATCATCTTGTGGCGCCGTAACACCTATGTCCGGTAACTCtaccaactctacgaattctttctccttgacattattttcctgcacattatccttatgcatcacttctccattgaagactacatctttgcttctgatgattttcctattttctgtatcccaaaacctgtagtcaaaatcatgctgcccgtagcctataaacgtgcatctCCTGGACTTCATTTTCAGCTTATTTCTGTGCTCTACAtgaatgtgaacatatgaagtgcaaccgaacactctgagatgtccaagattcacttctttcccagtctacgtttcttctggtagcccaccatctaatggtgctaatggacttctattgatgaaatatgcggcagtattcacagcatctacccaaaaggtcttgggcaaccctgcatgtaacctcatgctcctggcgcgcttaaagatggtcttgttaatgcgctcagccacactattCTGCCGCGGTGTCCCTTAAatcattttctaatgtttgattccatttgctacacaatactcctcaaatctcttatcacagtattccCCCTCATTATTTGATCTGAGACATTTGAttattttacctgtctcattttctaccattactttccgcttcttaaatacatcaaatacataagatttttactttaagaaataaatccacagttttctactaacatcatcaataaatgaaataaaataatgtgaaccaccaagagatgatatcTGTACTGGTcctcacacatcagtgtgtacaagctccaatagatgcgTCTTTTGAGCACGTCCTGTCtttttgaaacttaccctcttctgcttgtcatacacgcagtcctcacagaattataagtcaatagacttcagcccttgTAGCCTCCcatttgacaatagcactttcatccccttctcactcatatgtcccaacatcTGATgctataactgcccattcactccagttgatgcgactgcgagtgaactatacaatcctgaagtcacatacaaagtaccttcctttttacctcaagatatcaccaaggcaccttttgtgatattccaggaatcactagtgaatgtcatcACATATTCGGTATCGGACAACTAcccccactgagatcaaattccattttaaacttggtacatgtctgacatctttcaatttcaaagttgttccgtctttctaatttatatgaacatctctctttccaacaatactacatggctcatcatcacccaagtagactctcccgaagtcacctgacacataatcacgcagaacttccttacacaaagtggcatgaaacgaagcacccgagtctatgacccaagacttattcttcgcatcaagagataagatTAACACctttgtgtcactctcctcagatagatttacTGAATttttcccgccttgagagcttccttcttgtttcttaagcgccctgcaatcacgtttcatgtgccccttcttaccgcaatgccaacacccatctttgtctttcggtcccatggacttcttcctcgacttagaacgtccgtatttattgcctcctttgttcaacgatcttcctcttccttcaacgtttagaacattccctgaatcccctgaaactcctaatacctttcttctagattcttcactgagaattacACCGGGCACattatcaaatttcagctttgtcaaccctgaagaattgctcacagcaatcactaaaccatcccaactgtctggtaaactggacaagatcaataatttTCTGACCTCGTCTTAAAAATAATGTCAACGGATTCCAATCGGCTCGTgattgtattgaactcgtttagatgttcagccacgatCCCactatctgacatcttcatgttaaatAGTTGTTTTATAAGATGAACTTTGTTGAATGCTGaaggtttttcatacatcgtagctagggcttccattaattcttttgtggttttcaccttagatatattgaaggcaacactcttagacaaagaaagtcggatcgttcctaaagccttccaatccaataaaaatcattcatcatctgtcatcttttctggtttcttctcttttgctcGTAGAAGAATATAGAGGTCAttttgatacagataatcctccatctgcatcttccagaagacaaagtttgaaccatcaaccttctcaattctagtcttcccttcttccgttaTCACTcccaatagaattaaaccaatagctctgaaaccaattgttgcgcagcatgccaacaatgcagtgaaccgagatccaatctccaatctcacccacaaacgataaacatgaagaaatataaactagaagaagaattaaagcattccaaacaaactacaagacaagatatacgtggaaaaaccccaaacaagggtaaaaaaccacaggtgcaaacttccactatgaagaaaacaagattacaagcaatatactaacatttttccttagatgtatagagaaaactgTTTACACATACTTACTCCCA
Coding sequences within:
- the LOC131234021 gene encoding protein SRC1 — protein: MSSIIHKIEETLHMGGDKQKEGEQHKHQVGEQHKHKEGEQKKHQEGGGIVDKIKGTLHNDGTHEEGKDKKKKKDKKKKHEDGHGSSSSSDSD